In one Nocardioides sp. NBC_00368 genomic region, the following are encoded:
- a CDS encoding amino acid deaminase, whose amino-acid sequence MDHPAAHFDTAAVAALRDERVDWRHKAIPPALWGRTVAEVLDESPRLSQLPTPVLSLSRVAMSHNRDVLATWCAERGIALAPHGKTTMAPQLWAEQLAAGAWAITVANLPQLAVARAFGVSRVIVANAIVSPLALRWIADQLTEDPDLEILVWADSPRTVALMHDALAAHVAEAGPRRAIGVLVERGAAGGRTGARDEETAVAVAEAVAASPHLQLAGVTGYEGALAHTTDEAALEVVHTYVDSLVSLHRRISGLLPGDRTPVVSAGGSAYFEQVADALAPLVTSDEARVVLRSGAYITHDDGFYRGISPMGSAPRTSGPGLRSALHGWVRISSQPEPGLALFDAGKRDLPFDEGLPEAQLLRARTTGSPATPLTGVEVTALNDQHGFLRWDPAAEAPVEIGDELRLGLSHPCTAFDKWGLIPVLDDADADDPVVVDLVRTWF is encoded by the coding sequence ATGGATCACCCGGCAGCCCACTTCGACACGGCCGCCGTCGCGGCGCTGCGCGACGAGCGGGTCGACTGGCGCCACAAGGCGATCCCGCCCGCGCTCTGGGGACGTACGGTCGCCGAGGTGCTCGACGAGTCGCCCCGGCTCTCGCAGCTGCCCACGCCGGTGCTCTCGCTCTCCCGGGTCGCGATGAGCCACAACCGCGACGTGCTGGCGACATGGTGCGCGGAGCGCGGCATCGCCCTCGCACCGCACGGCAAGACCACCATGGCTCCGCAGCTGTGGGCCGAGCAGCTCGCCGCCGGCGCCTGGGCGATCACGGTGGCGAACCTCCCTCAGCTCGCCGTCGCCCGCGCCTTCGGCGTCTCCCGGGTGATCGTGGCCAACGCGATCGTCTCCCCGCTCGCGCTGCGCTGGATCGCCGACCAGCTCACCGAAGACCCGGACCTCGAGATCCTGGTCTGGGCCGACTCGCCGCGCACCGTCGCCCTGATGCACGACGCGCTCGCGGCCCACGTTGCCGAGGCCGGTCCACGGCGAGCGATCGGTGTGCTCGTCGAGCGCGGCGCCGCGGGCGGTCGCACCGGTGCCCGGGACGAGGAGACCGCCGTGGCCGTCGCCGAGGCGGTCGCGGCGTCGCCCCACCTGCAGCTCGCCGGCGTCACCGGCTACGAGGGCGCCCTGGCACACACGACCGACGAGGCCGCGCTCGAGGTCGTCCACACGTACGTCGACAGCCTGGTCTCGCTGCACCGGCGGATCTCCGGCCTGCTCCCCGGCGACCGGACCCCGGTCGTCAGCGCCGGCGGCAGCGCCTACTTCGAGCAGGTGGCCGACGCGCTCGCTCCGCTCGTGACGAGCGACGAGGCGCGGGTCGTGCTGCGCAGCGGCGCCTACATCACCCACGACGACGGCTTCTACCGCGGCATCTCCCCGATGGGGAGCGCGCCCCGCACCAGCGGCCCGGGTCTGCGCAGCGCCCTGCACGGCTGGGTGCGGATCAGCTCCCAACCGGAGCCGGGGCTCGCGCTGTTCGACGCCGGCAAGCGCGACCTACCGTTCGACGAGGGCCTCCCCGAGGCTCAGCTCCTGCGCGCCCGGACCACCGGCTCCCCCGCGACGCCCCTGACAGGCGTCGAGGTGACCGCGCTCAACGACCAGCACGGCTTCCTCCGCTGGGACCCCGCCGCCGAGGCACCCGTCGAAATCGGCGACGAGCTCCGCCTCGGGCTCTCGCACCCCTGCACCGCCTTCGACAAGTGGGGCCTCATCCCGGTCCTCGACGACGCCGACGCCGACGACCCGGTCGTCGTCGACCTCGTCCGCACCTGGTTCTGA
- a CDS encoding sugar kinase → MGSSGDVRVVCLGEAMVVLRPEGDQPLAEAATLRRSVGGAEANVAGALAALGVRTAWVSRLGRDPFGDVVTDDLTARGVQVRAERDPQRPTGLYVKEPAPGGSRMHYYRAGSAAAAMDADLLDEPGVAQALASAEVVHTSGITAGILEEGSALVPRLLALREELGFRLSVDLNWRPALWAGREVAPLVDLLRAADVVLLGADEARAALGVDAPHDLRELLGDRPRLVIKADSHAAGEHDPDGSATEVPALRVDVVEPVGAGDGFAAGYLAALVDGIEPVGRLRQGHLVAAGVLAATGDHADPPAVDVRARLLACSQDEWAATRVSAAGIDSPALETPAEASR, encoded by the coding sequence GTGGGCAGCAGCGGAGACGTGCGAGTGGTCTGTCTCGGGGAGGCGATGGTCGTCCTGCGTCCGGAGGGCGACCAGCCGCTGGCGGAGGCGGCGACGTTGCGTCGCTCGGTCGGGGGAGCGGAGGCCAATGTGGCCGGAGCCCTGGCCGCGCTCGGCGTGCGGACCGCCTGGGTCTCCCGCCTCGGCCGGGACCCGTTCGGCGACGTCGTGACCGACGACCTGACCGCCCGCGGCGTGCAGGTCCGGGCCGAGCGTGACCCGCAGCGGCCCACGGGGCTCTACGTGAAGGAGCCCGCTCCTGGCGGCAGCCGGATGCACTACTACCGCGCCGGCTCGGCGGCGGCCGCCATGGACGCGGACCTGCTCGACGAGCCGGGGGTCGCGCAGGCGCTGGCCTCGGCCGAGGTCGTGCACACCTCCGGCATCACCGCCGGCATCCTCGAGGAGGGCTCCGCGCTGGTCCCCCGCCTGCTGGCGCTGCGCGAGGAGCTCGGCTTCCGGCTGAGCGTCGACCTCAACTGGCGGCCGGCGCTGTGGGCCGGCCGGGAGGTCGCCCCCTTGGTCGACCTACTCCGCGCGGCCGACGTGGTCCTGCTCGGCGCCGACGAGGCCCGTGCGGCGCTCGGCGTGGACGCCCCTCACGACCTGCGGGAGCTCCTCGGCGACCGTCCCCGGCTCGTCATCAAGGCCGACTCGCACGCCGCCGGTGAGCACGACCCTGACGGAAGCGCCACCGAGGTCCCCGCTCTGCGGGTCGACGTGGTGGAGCCGGTGGGCGCGGGCGACGGCTTCGCGGCGGGTTACCTGGCGGCGCTCGTCGACGGGATCGAGCCGGTCGGCCGGCTGCGCCAGGGCCACCTGGTCGCTGCGGGCGTTCTGGCCGCGACCGGGGACCATGCGGACCCGCCGGCCGTCGACGTACGCGCGCGGCTTCTCGCGTGCTCCCAGGACGAGTGGGCGGCGACCCGGGTCAGCGCCGCCGGCATCGACTCCCCGGCGCTCGAGACCCCTGCGGAGGCATCACGATGA
- a CDS encoding IclR family transcriptional regulator, protein MSQSLSRALQILIELGEGERSLDQVAASLGVHKTTAMRLLHTLEADRFVRRDDRQRYHLGSRLFALGTMALAQHAIRDVAQPHLTRLAAETGGQAVHLAAYENGAAIYLAKVESTHSVRMYSRVGLPAALHATAVGKVLVAGLPPGEQDAVIAGIDFRPFTSRTIADAAGYRDVLARTREQGWAEDAAEHEDFINCVGAPVRDEAERVIAAVSVSVPDVILPREGVRALVPQLLAATEAISADWAGRSA, encoded by the coding sequence ATGAGCCAGAGTCTTTCCCGCGCGCTCCAGATCCTCATCGAGCTCGGTGAGGGCGAGCGGTCCCTCGACCAGGTGGCCGCCAGCCTGGGCGTCCACAAGACCACCGCGATGCGGCTGCTGCACACGTTGGAGGCGGACCGGTTCGTACGCCGCGACGACCGCCAGCGCTACCACCTCGGCTCGCGGCTGTTCGCGCTCGGCACGATGGCCCTCGCCCAGCACGCGATCCGTGACGTGGCCCAGCCGCACCTGACGCGCCTCGCGGCGGAGACGGGCGGCCAGGCCGTCCACCTGGCTGCGTACGAGAACGGGGCGGCGATCTATCTCGCCAAGGTCGAGAGCACGCACTCGGTGCGGATGTACTCCCGTGTGGGACTGCCCGCCGCCCTGCACGCGACCGCCGTCGGCAAGGTGCTCGTCGCCGGCCTCCCGCCGGGGGAGCAGGACGCCGTGATCGCGGGCATCGACTTCCGCCCGTTCACGAGCCGCACCATCGCCGACGCCGCGGGCTACCGCGACGTGCTCGCCCGCACGCGCGAGCAGGGCTGGGCCGAGGACGCCGCCGAGCACGAGGACTTCATCAACTGCGTCGGGGCGCCCGTACGCGACGAGGCCGAGCGGGTCATCGCCGCGGTCTCCGTCTCCGTGCCCGACGTCATCCTGCCCCGCGAGGGGGTGCGTGCCCTGGTGCCGCAGCTCCTCGCGGCGACCGAAGCGATCTCCGCCGACTGGGCCGGCCGGAGCGCATGA
- a CDS encoding RidA family protein, which translates to MSDVRISTDQAPAPAHTFSQGVVRGGLIQVSGQGPVDPATNEYLFPGDVKAQTVRTLQNVEAILAAAGAGFEDVLMLRVYLTTRDDFAAMNEAYGEFIGSRVAEGGILPCRTTVMTGLPREEMLVEIDALAVAR; encoded by the coding sequence ATGTCCGACGTCCGCATCTCCACCGACCAGGCCCCGGCCCCCGCGCACACCTTCTCCCAGGGCGTCGTCCGCGGCGGCCTGATCCAGGTCTCCGGCCAGGGTCCGGTCGACCCCGCCACCAACGAATACCTGTTCCCCGGTGACGTGAAGGCCCAGACCGTGCGCACCCTGCAGAACGTGGAGGCGATCCTGGCCGCCGCCGGTGCCGGGTTCGAGGACGTGCTGATGCTTCGGGTCTACCTCACGACCCGCGACGACTTCGCCGCGATGAACGAGGCCTACGGCGAGTTCATCGGCTCGCGGGTCGCCGAGGGCGGCATCCTCCCGTGCCGTACCACCGTGATGACCGGTCTGCCGCGCGAGGAGATGCTCGTCGAGATCGACGCTCTCGCCGTCGCCCGTTAA
- a CDS encoding acyltransferase family protein, translated as MTALSDFPTPPAAPPRSEPKVPKYGHPSGHISEIHGLRGIALALVVAFHLFGNGRVSGGIDVFLVISGFLATRSLVGKAERGQVKLGQHYGRTFARLAAPALIVLAATAALMVAFIPQTLWTQTTREIVAAATYLLNWELIASQLSYGAAGPSSTPVQHFWSLAVQGQFFLLWPLVVVGLAFVLRGRIGLARVLFVLTAAAFAVSFLYAVKVSGADQAAAYFNSVTRFWEIAAGALTALALRRLSLPEKIKPYAAWTGLILVVTCGFVMDGADHFPGPLALWPVTGALLVMVGSTSSARGPRRLLETAPLRFVADISYELYLWHWPLLIAWLYYTGGERLTLISAAGVLAVSTVLAWATNRLVTRQVQTYVIEPGGPRALVATLAALAVAVGAGWSGLAAISYSEDRAIAAAARLATADPYTTECLGAAAMAVTSSGGSCRNPDLRGELIPAVAAIGEDDDNRSQCWSFEERPVRFSACPNGAAEGYEKRLLMVGDSHAVAPVGALDLIGKQRNWRIDVASRAACHWNTRPLGRNIADNRPACAEWNRQLETYLRAPEQKDFDAIIVTHSARKTTQPLAGETPYESTVNGLVEAWSHRPSKDVPVIALVDNPMFEPDTAAYLRTTLGCIQRHSPETAGEACGRPRTDVVVEDPHRDAVARDPNAHLVDLTHLFCEDRLCPAVIGNVIVYRDGNHITSRYARTLAPYLGKELAQIVD; from the coding sequence GTGACCGCCCTCTCGGATTTCCCCACTCCCCCGGCCGCCCCGCCACGCAGCGAACCCAAGGTCCCCAAATATGGGCACCCCTCCGGACACATCAGCGAGATCCACGGCCTGCGCGGCATCGCGCTGGCACTGGTGGTCGCCTTCCACCTCTTCGGCAACGGCCGGGTCTCCGGCGGCATCGACGTCTTCCTGGTGATCTCCGGCTTCCTCGCCACCCGGTCACTGGTGGGCAAGGCCGAGCGCGGCCAGGTGAAGCTGGGTCAGCACTACGGACGTACGTTCGCGCGGCTCGCCGCTCCGGCCCTGATCGTGCTGGCCGCGACCGCCGCCCTGATGGTGGCCTTCATCCCGCAGACGCTGTGGACGCAGACGACCCGCGAGATCGTCGCGGCCGCGACCTACCTGCTCAACTGGGAGCTCATCGCCAGCCAGCTCTCCTACGGTGCGGCGGGGCCGTCCTCGACGCCGGTGCAGCACTTCTGGTCGCTCGCGGTGCAGGGGCAGTTCTTCCTGCTGTGGCCGCTCGTGGTCGTCGGGCTCGCCTTCGTGCTGCGTGGCCGGATCGGCCTGGCGCGGGTGCTGTTCGTGCTGACCGCGGCCGCGTTCGCGGTCTCCTTCCTCTACGCCGTGAAGGTCTCCGGGGCCGATCAGGCGGCGGCCTACTTCAACTCTGTCACCCGCTTCTGGGAGATCGCCGCCGGCGCCCTGACCGCGCTCGCCCTGCGGCGCCTGAGCCTGCCCGAGAAGATCAAGCCGTACGCCGCATGGACCGGTCTCATCCTGGTTGTGACCTGCGGTTTCGTGATGGACGGCGCCGACCACTTCCCCGGCCCGCTCGCCCTGTGGCCGGTCACCGGAGCGCTGCTGGTGATGGTCGGGTCGACCTCGTCCGCACGCGGACCGCGGCGACTGCTCGAGACCGCTCCCCTGCGGTTCGTGGCCGACATCTCCTACGAGCTCTACCTGTGGCACTGGCCGCTGCTGATCGCATGGCTCTACTACACCGGCGGCGAGCGCCTCACCCTCATCTCGGCCGCGGGCGTGCTGGCCGTCTCGACGGTGCTCGCCTGGGCGACCAACCGGCTGGTGACCCGCCAGGTCCAGACGTACGTCATCGAGCCCGGCGGGCCACGAGCCCTGGTCGCCACCCTGGCTGCTCTCGCGGTCGCCGTCGGCGCGGGCTGGAGCGGGCTGGCCGCGATCAGCTACTCCGAGGACAGGGCGATCGCGGCAGCAGCCAGGCTCGCCACCGCCGACCCCTACACGACCGAGTGCCTGGGCGCCGCGGCGATGGCGGTGACCTCCTCGGGCGGGTCGTGCCGCAACCCCGACCTGCGCGGCGAGCTGATCCCCGCGGTGGCGGCCATCGGCGAGGACGACGACAACCGCAGCCAGTGCTGGTCCTTCGAGGAGCGGCCGGTGAGGTTCAGCGCCTGCCCGAACGGTGCCGCCGAGGGCTACGAGAAACGCCTGCTGATGGTCGGCGACTCGCATGCCGTCGCCCCGGTGGGCGCGCTCGACCTGATCGGCAAGCAGCGCAACTGGCGCATCGACGTCGCCTCGCGCGCCGCCTGCCACTGGAACACCCGGCCGCTCGGCCGCAACATCGCCGACAACCGCCCGGCCTGCGCGGAGTGGAACCGGCAGCTCGAGACCTATCTGCGCGCACCTGAGCAGAAGGACTTCGACGCGATCATCGTCACCCATTCCGCCCGCAAGACGACCCAGCCGCTGGCCGGCGAGACGCCCTACGAGTCCACGGTCAACGGCCTGGTCGAGGCGTGGAGCCACCGGCCCTCGAAGGACGTGCCGGTGATCGCGCTCGTCGACAACCCGATGTTCGAGCCCGACACCGCCGCCTATCTCCGCACCACGCTGGGCTGCATCCAGCGGCACTCGCCCGAGACCGCGGGCGAGGCGTGCGGGCGTCCGCGCACGGACGTGGTCGTCGAGGACCCGCACCGCGACGCGGTCGCCCGCGACCCGAACGCACACCTGGTCGACCTGACCCACCTGTTCTGCGAGGACAGGCTGTGCCCGGCGGTGATCGGCAACGTCATCGTCTACCGCGACGGAAACCACATCACCTCGCGCTACGCCCGCACGCTGGCGCCCTACCTGGGCAAGGAGCTCGCCCAGATCGTGGATTAA
- a CDS encoding sugar ABC transporter substrate-binding protein, translating to MNTHKIGRLMAVAAVATLSTASLVACGGSDDDGGDSGGSGGTDVGVILPDATTSPRWEAQDRPNLEKAFTDAGLEATIQNAQGDTAKFGQLCDSMINEGVKVIIITNLDSESGAACLKKAADAGVTSIDYDRLTLNGGASYYVSFDNVKVGELMGAGLDECITASGKKGGNIVYVNGAATDNNAALFKSGYEKALEAKIADGTYKLVGDQSGEWDATKAGKVFDQMYTANGGKIDGVVSANDTMAGGIIARLKANNAQGKIPVTGQDASVEGLQNILQGFQCGTVYKNTALEAKAAADLAIALIEEDKDAADALATGTVEDTEAGKDVPSVLAEPVWVTKESVVTVIKDGQADAAEVCAGAIAALCTENGVPQ from the coding sequence ATGAACACGCACAAGATCGGCCGTCTGATGGCGGTTGCAGCGGTCGCGACCCTGTCGACCGCATCGCTCGTGGCATGTGGTGGCTCGGATGACGACGGCGGCGACTCGGGCGGCTCGGGCGGCACCGACGTCGGGGTGATCCTCCCCGACGCAACCACGTCGCCCCGATGGGAGGCCCAGGACCGGCCCAACCTCGAGAAGGCGTTCACCGACGCCGGCCTCGAGGCCACGATCCAGAACGCTCAGGGCGACACCGCCAAGTTCGGCCAGCTCTGCGACAGCATGATCAACGAGGGCGTCAAGGTCATCATCATCACCAACCTCGACTCCGAGTCGGGAGCGGCCTGTCTGAAGAAGGCCGCTGACGCCGGAGTGACGAGCATCGACTACGACCGGCTCACGCTCAACGGCGGCGCCTCCTACTACGTCTCCTTCGACAACGTGAAGGTCGGCGAGCTGATGGGCGCAGGGCTGGACGAGTGCATCACCGCCTCGGGCAAGAAGGGCGGCAACATCGTCTACGTCAACGGCGCGGCCACCGACAACAACGCGGCCCTGTTCAAGTCCGGCTACGAGAAGGCGCTCGAGGCGAAGATCGCCGACGGCACCTACAAGCTCGTCGGTGACCAGTCGGGGGAGTGGGACGCGACCAAGGCCGGGAAGGTCTTCGATCAGATGTACACCGCCAACGGTGGGAAGATCGACGGTGTGGTCTCGGCCAACGACACCATGGCCGGCGGCATCATCGCCCGGCTGAAGGCCAACAACGCCCAGGGCAAGATCCCGGTGACCGGCCAGGACGCCTCGGTCGAGGGTCTGCAGAACATCCTGCAGGGCTTCCAGTGCGGCACCGTCTACAAGAACACCGCGCTCGAGGCCAAGGCCGCCGCGGACCTCGCGATCGCACTGATCGAGGAGGACAAGGACGCCGCCGACGCCCTCGCCACCGGCACCGTCGAGGACACCGAGGCCGGCAAGGACGTGCCGTCGGTGCTCGCCGAGCCCGTCTGGGTCACCAAGGAGTCCGTCGTGACCGTCATCAAGGACGGTCAGGCCGATGCCGCCGAGGTGTGCGCGGGTGCGATCGCTGCCCTGTGCACCGAGAACGGCGTGCCTCAGTGA
- a CDS encoding ATP-binding cassette domain-containing protein codes for MSPLLELHGVEKSFGAVQVLRGVDLSVRAGKVTALVGDNGAGKSTLVKGMAGIHLFDAGDYLFEGEPVKVTSPKDAAALGIEVVYQDLALCDNLDVVHNMFLGRELKRLRLVDEDTMEQRARETLDGLSVRTLKSVRTPVASLSGGQRQTVAIARAVLWNSKLVILDEPTAALGVAQTEQVLRLVRRLADRGLGVVLISHNLNDVFEVADDIAVLHLGRMVGQIEAASTTRGRVVEAITTGVVPEGGAA; via the coding sequence GTGAGTCCGCTGCTGGAGCTGCACGGCGTCGAGAAGTCCTTCGGCGCCGTGCAGGTCCTGCGCGGTGTGGACCTCTCGGTGCGGGCGGGCAAGGTGACGGCGCTCGTCGGTGACAACGGTGCCGGCAAGAGCACTTTGGTGAAGGGGATGGCCGGGATCCACCTCTTCGACGCCGGCGACTACCTCTTCGAGGGCGAGCCGGTGAAGGTGACCAGCCCGAAGGACGCCGCCGCGCTCGGGATCGAGGTCGTCTATCAGGATCTCGCCCTGTGCGACAACCTCGACGTCGTCCACAACATGTTCCTCGGCCGGGAGCTGAAGCGCCTCCGGCTGGTCGACGAGGACACCATGGAGCAGCGTGCTCGCGAGACGCTCGACGGTCTCTCGGTGCGTACCCTGAAGTCGGTGCGTACGCCGGTGGCCTCCCTCTCCGGCGGTCAGCGCCAGACGGTGGCGATCGCCCGGGCCGTGCTGTGGAACTCCAAGCTGGTCATCCTCGACGAGCCGACCGCGGCCCTCGGGGTGGCGCAGACCGAGCAGGTGCTCCGGCTGGTCCGGCGCCTGGCCGACCGGGGCCTCGGCGTCGTGCTGATCAGCCACAACCTCAACGACGTCTTCGAGGTCGCCGACGACATCGCGGTCCTGCACCTGGGGCGCATGGTCGGCCAGATCGAGGCCGCCTCCACCACGCGTGGGCGGGTCGTGGAGGCGATCACCACCGGTGTGGTTCCCGAAGGAGGTGCTGCATGA
- a CDS encoding sugar ABC transporter permease has translation MSADVDDRPVTDPASPDPMPDNSLGGILRAYLAKLKGGEVGSLPAVLGLIALVVVFSALRPEQFTNSFNFANLIGQSAGVTVLAMGLVFVLLLGEIDLSAGFAGGTCAGVLGVFLTRQEWPLLPALIAALLTGAVIGLLIGLLVARLGIPSFVVTLAAFLGLQGVLLTMIGEGGTIPYRNDFINGLNNSNLPVWLGWTLGIICIVGYAASTYVADARRRAKNLTVQPILLWALKTGLLTVVVLVVVGYLSVERSRNPALTSLKGVPVSLLVIVGLLIVLTFMLTRTAWGRHVYAVGGNAEAARRAGINVFRVRLSCFILCSTMAAMAGIMIASRTNSVNPNTGGETTLLYAVGAAVIGGTSLFGGKGRVIDAVIGGTVVAVIDNGMGLLDQPQGTVWMVTGLVLLVAASVDAISRRRASATGHV, from the coding sequence ATGAGTGCAGATGTCGACGACCGGCCGGTGACCGATCCGGCGTCGCCGGACCCGATGCCCGACAACTCGCTGGGCGGGATCCTCCGCGCCTACCTGGCCAAGCTCAAGGGTGGTGAGGTCGGTTCGCTACCGGCGGTGCTGGGCCTGATCGCGCTGGTCGTGGTCTTCTCGGCGCTGCGTCCCGAGCAGTTCACCAACTCGTTCAACTTCGCCAACCTGATCGGCCAGTCGGCCGGCGTGACCGTCCTCGCGATGGGCCTGGTCTTCGTGCTGCTGCTGGGCGAGATCGACCTCTCGGCGGGCTTCGCGGGCGGCACCTGCGCCGGCGTGCTCGGGGTGTTCCTGACCCGGCAGGAGTGGCCGCTTCTGCCGGCCCTGATCGCCGCGCTGCTCACCGGCGCGGTGATCGGCCTGCTCATCGGGCTGCTGGTGGCCAGGCTCGGGATCCCGTCGTTCGTGGTCACCCTGGCCGCGTTCCTCGGCCTCCAGGGTGTGCTCCTGACGATGATCGGCGAGGGCGGGACGATTCCCTACCGCAACGACTTCATCAACGGCCTCAACAACTCCAACCTCCCGGTCTGGCTCGGCTGGACGCTCGGCATCATCTGCATCGTGGGCTATGCGGCCTCGACGTACGTCGCCGACGCCCGGCGCCGCGCCAAGAACCTCACCGTGCAGCCCATCCTGCTGTGGGCGCTGAAGACCGGGCTGCTGACGGTTGTGGTGCTCGTGGTGGTCGGCTATCTCTCCGTCGAGCGCAGCCGCAACCCGGCGCTGACCTCGCTCAAGGGGGTGCCGGTCTCGCTGCTGGTGATCGTCGGTCTGCTGATCGTGCTCACCTTCATGCTGACCCGCACCGCCTGGGGCCGGCACGTCTACGCGGTCGGCGGCAACGCCGAGGCGGCGCGGAGGGCCGGGATCAACGTGTTCCGGGTGCGCCTGTCGTGCTTCATCCTGTGCTCCACGATGGCGGCGATGGCCGGCATCATGATCGCCAGCCGGACCAACTCGGTGAACCCGAACACCGGTGGCGAGACGACCCTGCTGTACGCCGTGGGCGCCGCCGTCATCGGCGGCACCTCGCTCTTCGGCGGCAAGGGCCGGGTCATCGACGCCGTCATCGGTGGCACCGTGGTGGCCGTCATCGACAACGGCATGGGTCTGCTCGACCAGCCTCAGGGCACCGTCTGGATGGTCACCGGCCTGGTCCTGCTGGTCGCGGCCAGCGTCGACGCCATCTCCAGGCGCCGGGCCTCGGCCACGGGGCACGTGTAG
- a CDS encoding LacI family DNA-binding transcriptional regulator encodes MSTLDQPRPRRVTITDVAREAGVSVATVSKVINERYGVSEATAEKVLAVIDQLGYQSSLIASSLRRKSTGVIGVLVAEFEPYSAELLKGISAALDGTGYELLAHAGRSGAHNHTGWERRSLSRLGHTLIDGAIVVTPSMIITDETTIPVVAIDPHTGPDGPMTVDADNVTGARLAVDHLIGLGHQRIGFLGGRPDLRSAALREQGYREALYEAGLSVSIDLIRVGGYHPEVAEAPARELLSLPAGQRPTAIFAANDISAIKVIEVAGSLGLRVPEDLSVIGFDNVPEARDATPPLTTVAQPLHEMGRAALELLLELLEGKQTERHLRLPAELVVRSSTAPPKP; translated from the coding sequence ATGAGTACGCTCGACCAGCCCCGCCCCCGACGGGTGACGATCACGGATGTGGCCCGGGAGGCAGGGGTCTCGGTGGCCACCGTCTCGAAGGTGATCAACGAGCGCTACGGAGTCAGCGAGGCGACCGCCGAGAAGGTCCTCGCGGTCATCGACCAGCTCGGCTACCAGTCGTCCCTGATCGCCTCCAGCCTGCGCCGCAAGTCGACGGGCGTCATCGGCGTGCTCGTGGCCGAGTTCGAGCCCTACTCGGCCGAGCTGCTCAAGGGCATCTCAGCGGCCCTGGACGGCACGGGCTATGAGCTCTTGGCGCATGCCGGCCGCAGCGGCGCCCACAACCACACCGGCTGGGAGCGCCGCTCGCTCTCCCGCCTCGGCCACACCCTGATCGACGGGGCGATCGTGGTGACCCCCTCGATGATCATCACCGACGAGACCACGATCCCGGTCGTCGCGATCGACCCCCACACTGGACCGGACGGCCCGATGACCGTCGACGCCGACAACGTCACCGGCGCCCGGCTCGCCGTCGACCACCTGATCGGGCTCGGCCACCAGCGCATCGGGTTCCTCGGCGGCCGCCCCGATCTGCGTTCCGCCGCCCTGCGCGAGCAGGGCTACCGCGAGGCTCTCTACGAGGCCGGCCTGAGCGTCTCCATCGACCTGATCCGGGTGGGCGGCTACCACCCCGAGGTCGCCGAGGCACCGGCCCGCGAGCTGCTCTCGCTCCCGGCCGGCCAGCGGCCCACCGCCATCTTCGCCGCCAACGACATCTCGGCCATCAAGGTCATCGAGGTCGCCGGCTCGCTCGGCCTGCGCGTGCCCGAGGACCTCTCGGTGATCGGCTTCGACAACGTACCCGAGGCGCGCGACGCCACTCCCCCGCTCACCACCGTCGCCCAGCCGCTCCACGAGATGGGCAGGGCCGCGCTGGAGCTCCTGCTCGAGCTGCTCGAGGGCAAGCAGACCGAGCGCCACCTGCGGCTGCCCGCCGAGCTGGTCGTACGCAGCAGCACCGCCCCGCCGAAACCGTAG